In Pygocentrus nattereri isolate fPygNat1 chromosome 19, fPygNat1.pri, whole genome shotgun sequence, the sequence TGATGTTCTTCCACTTGTGTTTGTATAGGCTACTATTTTACAGAGGAGCCATTCCTGCCCTTTACACCAGTATTTAAGGTTTGATTTGTATTTCTCATCATAAAAACATGGAATAGTGAGAGATCCTCCATGTCTTACAGCTAAATTCTTCAGTGTCTTCAGGCTCTCAGAATCTGCAGAACAGAAGCCAATTAATTCAGCATTACTGTAGAACTACTTCAGAGGAAAGATAGGAGGAAGGAGAAGATTATTATGTGATACAACTACAGATGGGAGTCGCAACACTGTACACTGAAATGGGCTGATAGGGTTGTGCTTGTTGCTTGTGAAGTATTTCCGTTGCATACATGAAAAATGGGCTACTAGCTGCTTTtgttgcataataataataataataataataataataataataataataataacaataataataataataatatgtgagTAAATTATTTACTATGATAATCAAATCTTCATCAGTATATGCATCTGATATCTAAACACTGAGCCGGACCATCTTTTTtcagtctgcacatgttaaTACATGAGGATGTGTAGTCTAAAAAACCTCTGTTAACCCAAACCAACATCTCTGACttgtaaaatattatttcaggctttactggGCAAatcacagcagcacacaaactTTGTATTAGCAAGTTTTTATCTCTTTACTCAGTAAGGCTACATCTCTCAAATTTAACAAAattcttacatagtgtagctttaaattctaaatctattattattattattattattataaagaaGGTACAGAAGTTTAAGTtcaagtgatactttttaatcccacaaatggggaaattcctcctccgcatttaacccatctgtgaagtgaaacatcacatacacactagtgaagatacacacacacacactagggggcagtaagcacttgcccggagcggtgggcagcccaatccacagcaccaaTAATAAGTGTTTTTCTATTGGTTTTATCTGTTATTCTAGgcaacacatttataacaggcaatttcctgtaacatttaaagtgatatgAAACTAAAAAAGAACTCCAACAGGTGAGAATCATCATCTGCGTCaatgaaaatttatttttaaaaattacttcCTGAATTCAATTCTCTGCTACAGAATCGTGGCTCCCTCAAACTGCACTCTACCAGAAAGAGGTGTAAAAATGCCCAGCAGGAGGTGATTTGATCAAATACAAGCTTTTAAGCAATTTACTCAAACTCCTCCCTCCATTATTAACctgttattttcattaaaaatgcatcgcaaagtgaagaaaatgggtCCATTACGTTGGGCTAATGatagaaacaagaaaaatacaGCTCTGATCTTACCTGAGATACAGAGGAGCAACACAAAGAGAATTAAAGAACTCATGACTGAGTAAAAGTACGTGTTTCTGTAAGAGGCTCCAGTGAAAAATACTCTTCCTGCCTCTGAGTGAAGCAGCTTGACTGCAGTGCAgttcctgttgtttttttctacaCTACACCCACCCCCTCACCCCCACTCCTGCCCCCCACTCTCTACCTCTACATTCTCTTGCTGTTATTGACTGTGTAATAAGGCAGAGTCCCACTTTAATGGAtggtggatgaatggatggatagatgggtggatggatacTTGGTTGGTTGGAtgcttggatggatggatggatggatggatggatggatggatggatggacacttGATAGGTTGGATgcttagatggatggatggatggatggagggatggatggacacTTGGTTGGTTGGATGCTtagttggatggatggatggatggatggatggatggatggatggatggatggatggatggacagatggatgtatgaatggatagatggatgcttggttggttggatggatggatgcttgaTTGGTTGGAtgcttggatggatggatggatggatggatggatggatagatggatggatggatgcttggttggttggttggatggatggatggatgaatggatggatggataacacTTTGAGCTGCCCCtggtatgaaaagtgctctataaaaaaagagattattaataaattaaagtaTATCTTTGCTTTTGGGATATGCTACTTTACATTAGAACAGAAATAGATGCAGGCTCAAATTTATTCAAATTTAACAAGAATTCCAAGGTAATTATTTCTcattaagaaaaatgtttagtctctctctctctctctctctctctctctctgtctctctctctctctctctctctctctctctctctctctgtctctcttataGATGTTTTGCTCACCCTTCTTTATCAGGATGCCAGTAATTCTGTAGACTGTAAAGAAACAAGCTTGTGAACACTTTAAATAGTCACTATGGGTGTGCTCTGCCTCCTGCTGGACTGATTGTGAACTGCATTAGTCCTGATCACTTAACCCCTCAGTTAAGTACAGAGAAGACGAATTCTGTTGCTGTTAAAATGTCACAGGTTACTCACGTACACTTTGATTTACCAGCATCTTTACTGAAACAGCTGGTCTACAGAATTTATCTTCATTACCTCTCTAGTGAATCGTGAACAGTGTTAGGAGAGCTCATCTATTACAGATCACTCATCACATCTCTCAAACTCAAATAGGATTACTTTACTTACTACAACCTGGAAAAAGTAATCACGctatttattgctttatttattaattacacTATAACTGTATGATATGTTTAAGTATAGTATTAACTTAGAAATGTGGCTCCAGGACTGAACATTGGCTTTCGTTAGGATAATTAAAGTAGCTAATAAGTTAGCAAACAAGCAAGGATAAGTTGAACGTTTTCTCTTAAATACCCATCATTTTCATGAGTTCATTTCACAGGAAAGGTTGCATGGTTGAATGGTGTCTCCATGTTAAAGTGCAGGTTTGCGTACATTtaccacatttttgttttgttcaccaTGATGGTGTTGCAATTATTTGAAATTGTTCAAATCaattatatttttgttgatGCTGCTAAATTTGCTGCTAAATGTAATGGTTTGGATCTAGAGGTCTCATTTGTGGTGAAAGTACACTGTAAAAGATCCAACTTGTCTTTAGTTCTCGAAACTAAAGTAAGAATGTAatttgaactaaaaaaaaaaaagtcggGGTTGTTCATATATCATCTTAAGTAATTTCAATAAATTCAGCTCCAATGTATTCCTAACTTTTTTCCATTGTTGATGTAACTTACAATTTTACGTTTCTTGTCCACTGTACTAACTAGTTTAATTAACGCATGCGCACTTCAAGTTAGTAGCGTTTGCTAAGGGGTTTTGCTAGTTGTTTAGGTACAACTGCCCAAGGTATGGAGTAAATTTTTAGTAGTCAGTCATGTTGCAgataaattcatttattttcacgaCATTTCTCAACATTGTATACTTAAAGGGTCGAAGTAATGCTTGAGGTTAAAATCAAATGTTTCAATATTATAAGCAGAATAACACTTATATTTGACTATACACCCAGCTCTCGACAAAATATGACATCTTGTATAAACAGGCTACGTAAAGTGTTATTTTCAAATAAGTCCCTTTAACAAAGTTTTAATTTGTGTTAATGGTCTCATTTCTACTAAAGgccaatgtagctaataagGTATAGCAGTGTTAGCATAGTGCTAAATATATGCAGACGTTTCTTATATTAGTCTTGTAGTGTATGAGTAAAGGACAGAACTGTCAAAGAATTATTACGAAACGTCGTAAACGTCCTGATTCTGAGTAGCAACAAAGCAAGTGGAAAAATAAACCACAGCCGGACTAACGAGTCCACTCAGTTAAGaccttagctagctagctagttagatAGCAAGCATATAACCGGCAGTGGAAAAGAGGCAAGCTAACAGTTAGCCTCATTAGCCTAACGCACCCACACCGGCGCTGTACAGTGCGGTGCGCGCTACCGTCCTGCCCCGGCGTGGACGCGTTAGGCTAATGTAGTGCattaggctaatgtagctagtgcAGGCTAAGTGAGCtagtgttagctagctagctacattaCTTATCTAGCTGTTGAAGCCGTAATTCGCCCATTTGTGTCGTGTAAGTTAATATGCATGCAGAAACAAATCGTCTTAACCCAGGTCAAAAAGGACATTTTATAGATCCTGTCCTCTTCCTTTACTCTAGTGTTCCTGGTCAAAATTGACCAGTCTGTTTTAACTGCTCTCAAATTAGCACAAAAAAAGATCTGACCAATTTACAGCTTAAAACActcataaatattgtgtttttcatcTGATTGCCTCAAGGCCTTATGATATCCTCCACACTGCACTTGCacatataaaagtgatgatcaCCTCTTTCTTTGAATTTTgagtaattaattaatcaattgtTACACCTGAGATGTTCCCGGTCAAAAGTGACCgccataggaaatgaatgggtATCCAGACtatattcatccatcagacagaaaTGAAATCTATAAATTCAGGTTAAACACTACTTTGAGACATTGTTCACAGCTAaagaatgttgaataaaaatatggtggtgaaaaatggtttttgtgctaatttaagagcagttaaaacagaCCGGTCAATTTTGACCGGGAACACTAAAGTAAGGGGCAGGaggtgaagaggacaggagggttaaatagttcagcagttctttttaaggtggcacagagaATTCGATGTTGTCAACCCCACTGACTTAATGATGGTTTCAAACAGACTCAAGTGGATTCTGTTATTATTTGACATACAGTATCTATAAAATGTCCTTTTTGACCTGGGTTAAGACGAGTGGTTTCTGCATGCATATTAACTTACACGACACAAACGGGCGAATTACGGCTTCAATAGCTAGCTAAGtaatgtagctagctagctaacactaGCTCACTTAGCCTgtactagctacattagcctaatGCATCCACAGTGGCGCGGGGCGGtaggcctcttttccactgccAGCTATGTGGTTGCTATCTAGCTAGCTATCCTTACTTGTTTGCTAACTTATTAGCTACTTTAATTATCCTAACGAAAGCTAATGTTCAGTCTTGGAGCCACATTTCATTCAAGTTAATACTATACTTAAACATATCATACagttataatataattaataaataaagtaataaatagtGTAATTACTTTTTCCAGGTTGTAATAAGTAAAGTAATCCTATTTGAGTTTGAGAGATGTGATGAGTGATCTGTAATAGATGAGCTCTCCTAACACTGTTCACGATTCACTAGAGAGGTAATGAAGATAAATTCTGTAGACCAGCTGTTTCAGTAAAGATGCTGGTAAATCAAAGTGTACGTGAGTAATCTGTGACATTTTAACAGCAACAGAATTCGTCTTCTCTGTACTGAACTGACGGGTTAAGTGATCAGGACTAATGCAGTTCACACTCAGTCCAGCAAGAGGCAGAGCACACCCATAGTGACTAAAGTGTTCACAAGCTTGTTTCTGTACATACTGGCATCCTGATAAAGAAGGGTGAGCAAAACATctatgagagacagagagagagcgagagagagagagagagagagagagagagagagagagagagagagagagagagagagagagactaaacatttttcttaatgACAAATATGTCACAATTATTGGCATCCCTTGGAATTCTTGATAAATATGATTGATATTGAGCCTGCATCTATTTCTGTTCTAATGTAAAGTAGCATATCCCAAAAGcaaaaatatactttaatttATCAATAATCTCTTcttttatagagcacttttcataccagtggcagctcaaagtattatccatccatccatcatccatccatccatccatccatccatccatccatccatccatccatccaaccaaccaaccaagcaTCCAACCAAccaagtatccatccatccatctattcatccattAAAGTGGGACTCTGCCTTATTACACAGTCAATAACAGCAAGAGACGGTCAAGGTAGAGAGTGGGGGGCGGGAGTGGAgggtgagggggtgggggtAGAGTAGAGCTCAAAgtgttatccatccatccattcatccatccatccatccaaccaaccaaccaagcatccatccatccatctatccatccattcatccatccatccatccatccatccatccatccatccatccatccatccatccaagcaTCCAACCAAtcaagcatccatccatccaaccaaccaagcatccatccatccatccaaccaaccaagcatccatctatccattcatacatccatctgtccatccatccatccatccatccatccatccatccatccatccatccatccatccaactaAGCATCCAACCAACCAAgtgtccatccatccctccatccatccatccatccatctaagcATCCAACCAACCAAgtgtccatccatccctccatccatccatccatccatctaagcATCCAACCTATCaagtgtccatccatccatccatccatccatccatccatccatccatccatccaagcaTCCAACCAACCAAgtatccatccacccatctatccatccattcatccaccaTCCATTAAAGTGGGACTCTGCCTTATTACACAGTCAATAACAGCAAGAGAATGTAGAGGTAGAGAGTGGGGGGCAGGAGTGGGGGTGAGGGGGTGGGTGTAGtgtagaaaaaaacaacaggaacTGCACTGCAGTCAAGCTGCTTCACTCAGAGGCAGGAAGAGTATTTTTCACTGGAGCCTCTTACAGAAACACGTACTTTTACTCAGTCATGAGTTCTTTAATTCTCTTTGTGTTGCTCCTCTGTATCTCAGGTAAGATCAGAGCtgtatttttcttgtttctatCATTAGCCCAACGTAATGGacccattttcttcactttgcgatgcatttttaatgaaaataacagGTTAATAATGGAGGGAGGAGTTTGAGTAAATTGCTTAAAAGCTTGTATTTGATCAAATCACCTCCTGCTGGGCATTTTTACACCTCTTTCTGGTGGAGTGCAGTTTGAGGGAGCCACGATTCTGTAGCAGAGAATTGAATTCAGgaagtaatttttaaaaataaattttcattGACGCAGATGATGATTCTCACCTGTTGGAGTTCTTTTTTAGTTTcatatcactttaaatgttacaggaaattgcctgttataaatgtgttgcCTAGAATAACAGATAAAACCAATAGAAAAACACTTGTTATTGGCGctgtggatagagctgcccaccgctccgggcaagtgcttactgccccctagtgtgtgtgtgtgtatcttcactagtgtgtatgtgatgtttcacttcacggatgggttaaatgcggaggaggaatttccccatttgtgggattaaaaagtatcacttgaacttaaacttaaacttctGTACCTTCTTAAGACACTGcagttatcatttatttttgtatttaaaaatgtaagtgtttattgatttagtgattcatgtcgcaattggcccctcccagtcctgtccatgtgtttgtgttttggtttagccccctcctttcttgactccgcccctgattgtctccacctgttttccacctgtccttcgtattccatgtgtatttaagccctgtttatGCCCCTTGtccttgctggtctttgtttgctgttgtttgaatctctgtctatGTTGTTGGTTGTACTGATGTTGTTTATATCAAGTCCCTGatctcattgaccctggacggTTTTGACCGTGGCcatggatttgcccatgataaaagtcacttatctcagcatgtgcgtctgcctcctcgctccccgttacagaaagaccagccaccAAAGGACGTAGCGAGTAAGCAAGACTCCGGTATGTGGTTGTTTCATTGGGActaaactccggctgtttctatGCAGCCTGAGTTCGACATGTCCCAACACCGCCAAGCCGGAGACAACAAATCACGCCAGTCGCcacgcctccggacccgccgccaggaCTTCGTATGGCGCCCGCCTGCCCCCCCGAAGGTTGTAGCGGGCCTGCCCCTGCAAACATTACAGCTCCTTTGTTCCTGCCCTTGCTTGTGTCTGCTGTTCCTGTGGACCTCCCATTCCTCCCATAtctgctgtttctgttcctttgtttttgccctACTCAGTCCCTGGTGTGGTTTTGTTCCTGTCTGTTGTTTCtgttcccgttcctgttgttcctgtttctttttgtttctgtccTGGTTTCTGTCTCCAGCTCCATTTCTGTGCCCGTGTCtgttttggttcctgttcccGTCTTTTGTGTGGTCCGTCTTGCGTGCTTGTTTCCCTCATCCTGTTGTACCTCCATTCGTCTCTTGTTCGGCGtctttttgtgttgtgcctccttgTTCTCCCTCCATTTTTCATCCTCGTTCTGTTCGTGTtttgtctgttcctgtgtctggtgttgtcTCTGgtttctgtgcctttggctTCCACTagtgtttctgtctctgcttcTGTGCCCATTTTCGTTTCTGCTTCTGTGCCCATGGTTCCTGTTCCACGTTCTTCTGTGCCTATCCCATGTCCTGTCCCGGCTCCTGTCCTTGTCTAGTTTGGCTCTGTCCTTGTTTTTGGTCCCTTgtgtctgttctgttctgtttggcGCGCCTCGGTATTTGGGAAGCTGTGggtactgtcatgattggcccctcccagtcctgtccatgtgttcgtgttttggtttagccccctcgtttcatgactccgcccttgagtgtctccacctgtccctcgtttttcatgtgtatttaagccctgtttgccccttgtccttgctggtctttgtttgctgtttgaatCTCTCtgttgttggttgtactggtgtttggttctggtttgtcatgtctggtccccgatctatccatgttggctcgttgaccgtgaccctggatttgcccattgGTCGcttggcagatctgactatgaccgcttagctaaaaggagagaaccagaaggattCGCccagtaaagcctgaaataatactTTACAAGTCAGAGGTTGGTTTGGGTTAACAGAGGTTTTTTAGACCACACATCCTCATGTAttaacatgtgcagactgaaaaaagaaggtctggctcaatgtttagaTCTCAGATGcatatactgatgaagatatgatgatcatagatcattcactcacatattttttttattatgtaacaAAAGCAGCTAGAAGCCCATTTTTCATGTATGCAACGGAAATACTTCACAAGCAACAAGCACAACCCCATCAGCCCATTTCAGTGTACAGTGTTGCAACTCCCATCTGTAGTTGTATCACATAATAATCTTCTCCTTCCTCCTATCTTTCCTCTGAAGTAGTTCTACAGTAATGCTGAATTAATTGGCTTCTGTTCTGCAGATTCTGAGAGCAAGGAGACACTGAAAAATTTAACTGTAAGACGTGGAGGATCTCTCACTATTCCATGCTTTTATGATGAGAAATACAAATCAAAGCATAAATACTGGTGTAAAGGGCAGGACTGGCTCCTCTGTAAAATAGTAGCCTATACAAACACAAGTGGAAGAACATTAGTTACTGATCATCCAACCCAGAATATGTTTACTGTGGAACTGAAGAGCCTCCAAGACTCTGACTCTGGATATTATTGGTGTGCTGTGGAAATTACTGGTGGATCAGATGACAAGGATTATTTATATCTGACAGTCAGTTCAGGTAAGACGTCTCTCTGTGTGAATTAGAATCTGTTCACTGTAACTTAGACGTGTTATTTATGATGGAGGATGTATTTATACGACTcattctctgcctctttattcAGATCCTGCTGTGTCGGTGATGAACAGCAGAGTGAGTGGTCAGGAAGGGGGAAGCGTCATTGTCCAGTGTTTCTACAGTGCTGAatataagaaagaaaagaggaattGGTGCAGATTTAAAGATAAGTGTTTCTTAGGGGGGAGGACTAACACATCCCAGAATTCAGCAGTGCTGGTAATTGACTATGGAAAAGGATCTGTCAGTGTGGAGATGAGGGGTCTGCAGAAGAGTGATGCTGGCTGGTACTGGTTCAGTGCAGGAGATGTGGGGGTTACTgttcacctcactgtcactgaaaGACCTTCAAGTAAGATCCCATGTATCAGAAATACTGTTCATATCTGCTGATCATCAAGCTGTAATGTTGTTTAACTTGCACCACTTTGCTTAAAGTTATGTTAGCAACAGCTGTGACTACAAGAGTAGAAACAGTCAGGAAACTCAGGAAAGTATGACCACTCCATTTACGGTCACTCTTGTGCCCCTCGTTGGTACACGGGGCTCGAGCGCTGTCCTCATGATGCCTGTCATGAGCAATGTAGAATTCAGGCAGCGATCTATcgatctatccatctatctccaaaatggtaagtttataggagaagtaaaaaacgtactgtacttttaatgtaagacaatggaaccagatgtttttccaagtaatttaaGGTCATTTCTGTTAGTTCAGTGTTCTACTTTGAAATCATGTCAAACTGAACAATGacaaatggagatatgaggtttaatTCCAACAGcaattttgtatgtatgtatacacacagacagaagagtattaaatttatatattacattttttattattattattattattactatttcatATGGCGTGACTGATTGCTTTCAGAATCTAttaacttttcatttctttattcctTTCTCTACAGAGGAAACTACATGTTCTGGCACTGAGAAACCCAAGTGAGTAGAAAACCATATTAAAAATACTGAAGAGAATGAGTCACTATTGGTCAGTACTTATGGtgcattttttacatattaattgCCACATCAATACTAAGCAGACTCGTGCTGTTAAAATACATCACAATACTTCTCTAACTTTTATCAAAGATTCTAAAATTATCACAATATTGCATTTAGAAAAAATGCtaccacatcataaaagttaaGATACAACATGATATAACAAGAAATCAAATTTTTAAGTGGTCTATGATGCTTTTGGGAGAAAAAAACCCTTCATTTATTGCTGACTGTTACTGACTGACAGGCCCTGCTTATTCTCTGCAGATAGACTGAATGTTATAATAATTTACATGCAGAAATGAAAGCATCACAGACTATAAGGGATGCATTTGTAAGGGATCAGTCTGTCGCCACCACCTGCCAGCAAAGAGCACACTATTGTAGCTTCTGCTTCGGCCTTTTCTGCTATTTTCTCACTCCCAGTCTTATGAGTGTAACTCCTCTTGCTGTCTGAACCCCCCAGTGACGCAGTTACAACACATTATAGAATCTGTCATCATCACCACAAGATAAAAACTGACAGTCTGATTCCTCAGTTTGTGAATTTATACAGGTGGTGATTTAttcctgctttgttttgtgtttcagagagtcacagcagttctgtctttcacacaaCTGAATGATTCCACAAACGCTGAGATCCTGGAGGTGTCGATAATTAAGAAGCTACAACACTGCAGCTTTTGCATCTGAGCTTCTGTTGTGGGCAACAGGTTCATCAGCAATGTCAGTTTAGAATgtatttcttcatcttcttgCTTCATGAGCTCCTGTTTTGACTgctgtttctgcttttattggTCTCTGTGAAGAAACTCCAACCCAGACTACACACTAAAATCTCAGCCAGTGGAGTCTCACTTAAACCCAGCAATCAGTTCACGTCACCACTATTCTCTATTAACTGCAACGGTTCCTCTCATCCCAAATTTAATATATAAACCTAATTCCAGAACTTGTTGGGACCGTATGTGAAATGGcaataaaacagagcagtgattAGCAAATTCTGTTGAACTGTATTAAATTACAAACAGTACCAAAActcaatatttgatgttttaaattGTGAACGCTgagattcattgttttttgtgtatgtattcTTTCCAAATATGAAATTGGAACAGGAGCATATTTGCATCACCTTTGAAGTGACCCACTGCTCTTTAAGTGACATACGCAGAACTATGATCCTCACTTTTGTTTGTCATTCTTGTTGGGAAACTGTAAACTTCAATCAGACAGAAATaatttcttcagaaatgttCAAGTTTTGTATGTAAAATGGAAGTGATGCACTAATGTGGAGCTATAATAAAGATTAGTGTACGTTTCAGGAGGCTCATttctcgtgtgtgtgtgcgctcagttTTGTATGTAAACCTCACATACTCACGGTTTCTCATGGTTACTCATGGTATGCGCATGATTTACAACTTACATGCAGAACTATAATGCATATGCAGAAACCCCCAGTGGTAGAAAAGTGAATTCACTAGTAAAACCATCATGAGATGCACAAACTCTCATTGATTATCAGCTACTTCAGTATAAGTGACAGAAGGACTGGTGACTTTTGAgctcacacactgtaaaaatgtttcctcagtgttaggaagggtctcctAGAACAGTgctctccctcagaaaccagagaatgaagcgataaaCCTGCTCGGCAATCCTACTAAGtcccaagacagagagagctctcgatgcaataatgaacaacactctcgtagagagatgagagttttattcacaaagcacacagaagaagggGCAGTCCActctttataaacacagagagcccGTCCCACGTGCACACAGGCAGCCAGGAAGGGCCCGACCACATTCTAACATATGTCGTAACCTGCATGTccatacatggagttgtttttctccatcccTGTATGtgctcagttcaacatcaaaaaccagtaagtcaaaagtgcaagtggtttgcagaataaaagaggaacaatagttattaacagcctgtaagtatgcacaaagggcagacacccttgcaccctcagcagtgtctgattttattaatacatgttagtcaccggggaagagacaggccaaaggaaagttaaccctttcattcccctcttttataACTCGTTGAAGACGGGTTATAAGCAATACGCAcatcagagagaacagagaaaaaggctCCTACACAGAAACAGCATCATCATAAGATGGTTCCAATGACGCGTAGACGGGCTGTCGCACGGTCTGTGCCATAAAGACGTAGTCGGACCGGTGGGGGATGAGTGAGGAGGCCAGAGCGTACACTCGATCCATGAGGCACCTGAAAAGACACGGCCCCATACACAACAGTAGCAACAGCACACATACAATAGGAGCTATCATGGCGAGATACCTTCCGAGCAGAGAAAGAGCATTATCAGCAGCATCATGCTTCTGCAACACAAAAGAGAGATTAATAATAGGCAGAGTGGGTTATAATTCAGGAGCTTTAACACAACGGGAGTCGTGGATCCACTGTGGAAAAAGGTCAGTTAAGACACCAGTACGCGTAACAGCGAGTACAGTTGTGGGCTCTGAAAAAGGAGGGTCAGAAAAACCCTTTCGTTCGAACTTTTTAACCATGATTTGGTCCCCAGGCTTATACAGATGCGTGGGGGTCTTGGGAGGGTCAGTGATGTTTTGATTGACCCTCTCCCAGTACTCATTCAAGACTGACAACAGGCCCGCTGTGTACTCACTGCGACGTACCTCAAGGTCTGCCAGTCCCCCCAGAGCCGTTACTTGTCGCCATGGAACAGGAAATGGTCGTCCCATGACAATCTCGTATGGCGATAAGCCACCTAAGGTGTCTGTTCGCGTCATGCGCAGTTCAGCTAAGACCACAGGTAGGACTTTCACCCAGTTGGTTGTGTTTTGAGTCTGCATGGCTTTTCTCAGCCGCCCCTTTATAGTGCGATTCACCCTTTTTTCCATTCCGGAGGATTGGGGGTGATAGGGAATGTGAAAAGCCCAGTCTATGCTTAGCTGTTTAGCAAGCGCTTGTGTGACCTT encodes:
- the LOC108415290 gene encoding CMRF35-like molecule 5 isoform X1; protein product: MSSLILFVLLLCISDSESKETLKNLTVRRGGSLTIPCFYDEKYKSKHKYWCKGQDWLLCKIVAYTNTSGRTLVTDHPTQNMFTVELKSLQDSDSGYYWCAVEITGGSDDKDYLYLTVSSDPAVSVMNSRVSGQEGGSVIVQCFYSAEYKKEKRNWCRFKDKCFLGGRTNTSQNSAVLVIDYGKGSVSVEMRGLQKSDAGWYWFSAGDVGVTVHLTVTERPSKETTCSGTEKPKESQQFCLSHN
- the LOC108415290 gene encoding polymeric immunoglobulin receptor-like isoform X2 translates to MAPACPPEDSESKETLKNLTVRRGGSLTIPCFYDEKYKSKHKYWCKGQDWLLCKIVAYTNTSGRTLVTDHPTQNMFTVELKSLQDSDSGYYWCAVEITGGSDDKDYLYLTVSSDPAVSVMNSRVSGQEGGSVIVQCFYSAEYKKEKRNWCRFKDKCFLGGRTNTSQNSAVLVIDYGKGSVSVEMRGLQKSDAGWYWFSAGDVGVTVHLTVTERPSKETTCSGTEKPKESQQFCLSHN